Proteins encoded within one genomic window of Amycolatopsis nigrescens CSC17Ta-90:
- a CDS encoding TetR/AcrR family transcriptional regulator has protein sequence MTETAQQRGVRLPRTERRAQLLGAAQRVFAANGYHAAAMDEIAEQAGVSKPVLYQHFPGKLDLYIALLESHVSELVQQVEGALASTTDNKQRVQAAVGAFFDFVNGDAGAFRMVFESDLRGEPAVQDAVDRATSASVDAITETITADAGLNEDQARLLAVGLVGLSQVSARFWLAHHSTISREEAVALTANLAWRGIGGGFPLQHSEGK, from the coding sequence ATGACGGAGACGGCGCAGCAGCGAGGCGTACGACTGCCTCGGACCGAACGGCGGGCACAGCTTTTGGGCGCCGCCCAGCGCGTCTTCGCGGCCAACGGGTACCACGCGGCCGCCATGGACGAGATCGCCGAGCAGGCCGGCGTCAGCAAACCCGTGCTGTACCAGCATTTCCCCGGCAAGCTCGACCTCTACATCGCGCTGCTGGAGAGCCACGTCAGCGAACTGGTCCAGCAGGTCGAAGGCGCGCTCGCCTCCACCACGGACAACAAGCAGCGGGTGCAGGCGGCGGTCGGCGCGTTCTTCGACTTCGTCAACGGCGACGCCGGCGCGTTCCGGATGGTCTTCGAGTCGGACCTGCGGGGCGAGCCCGCGGTGCAGGACGCGGTGGACAGGGCGACCTCGGCCAGCGTGGACGCGATCACCGAGACGATCACCGCGGACGCCGGGCTGAACGAGGACCAGGCGCGGCTGCTGGCCGTCGGCCTGGTCGGGCTCAGCCAGGTCAGCGCCCGGTTCTGGCTGGCGCACCACAGCACGATCAGCCGCGAGGAGGCCGTCGCGCTCACCGCGAACCTGGCCTGGCGCGGCATCGGCGGCGGCTTCCCCCTCCAGCACTCCGAAGGCAAATAG
- a CDS encoding alpha/beta fold hydrolase: MTAIQSGPARTRRGAALSWDPATEHRFVTADGTALHFTAEGPADAPVTLVLVHGWTQDHRTWARVAGAVPRLTGPVRVLSYDLRGHGGSAPARPGTATIEQLADDLAELIGELAPTGPLVLAGHSMGGMTIMALAERHPQLVADRVAAAAFVGTSSGQMNRITLGLPGLAGSGAARIERRIAKVLARQRRDALPLTPAMVRPGARFLVFGKKPRREDLNSVAEQVLCAHPASVAGFQDAISKHDRRVALGALRGTPAVVLAGERDRLCPLPHAKAIAEALPDAEFVRFPGAGHMLPQERDHEVTKRIAALVRIAAPSGK, encoded by the coding sequence ATGACCGCGATTCAGTCCGGTCCCGCACGGACGCGCCGCGGCGCCGCCCTGTCCTGGGACCCCGCCACCGAGCACCGGTTCGTCACCGCCGACGGCACGGCGCTGCACTTCACCGCCGAAGGGCCCGCGGACGCGCCGGTGACGCTGGTGCTGGTGCACGGCTGGACCCAGGACCACCGCACCTGGGCCAGGGTGGCCGGTGCGGTGCCCCGGCTGACCGGGCCGGTTCGGGTGCTCAGCTACGACCTGCGCGGCCACGGTGGCTCGGCGCCCGCGCGGCCGGGCACCGCGACCATCGAGCAGCTCGCCGACGACCTGGCCGAGCTGATCGGGGAACTGGCCCCGACCGGGCCGCTGGTGCTCGCCGGTCACTCGATGGGCGGCATGACGATCATGGCGCTGGCCGAGCGGCATCCCCAGCTGGTGGCGGACCGGGTAGCCGCTGCTGCGTTCGTGGGCACGTCCTCCGGCCAGATGAACCGGATCACCCTCGGCCTGCCAGGGCTCGCGGGCAGCGGCGCGGCCAGGATCGAGCGCCGGATCGCCAAGGTGCTGGCCAGGCAGCGCCGGGACGCGCTGCCGCTCACCCCGGCGATGGTCCGGCCGGGGGCGCGTTTCCTGGTGTTCGGCAAGAAGCCGCGCCGGGAGGACCTGAACTCGGTGGCGGAGCAGGTGCTCTGCGCCCATCCGGCCAGCGTGGCCGGGTTCCAGGACGCGATCTCGAAGCACGACCGCCGGGTCGCGCTCGGCGCACTGCGCGGCACGCCGGCCGTGGTGCTGGCCGGGGAGCGGGACCGGCTGTGCCCGCTGCCGCACGCGAAGGCGATCGCGGAGGCGCTGCCGGACGCGGAGTTCGTCCGCTTCCCCGGTGCCGGGCACATGCTGCCCCAGGAACGGGACCACGAGGTCACCAAGCGCATCGCCGCACTGGTCCGGATCGCCGCGCCAAGCGGCAAATAG